The genomic stretch GCGGTAAAAGGCGGCGTTACCTGCGAAGTGTTCGGGTTGCGCGGATTCATTCCGGCCTCGCATCTCGGGCTGGAACGGGTAGACGATCTTTCTGTTTTCGTGGGGCAAAGAATCCCGGCGCAAGTAATAGAACTTAATCTGGACGGTCCGCGCAAAAAAATAATTTTGTCGCGGCGCGAATTGCTAAAGCAAGACAGGACGGCGAAAGAGGCGGAGTTTTACGCCCGGATCAAAGCCGGCGAAAAATACACCGGCATCGTGTCGCGGCTTACCGATTTTGGCGCTTTTATCGATTTGGGGGGAGTGGACGGGCTTTTGCACGTTTCCGAAATGTCCTGGCAAAAAGTCAAACATCCGGCGGACGTTCTCTCCGTAAACGAAGAAATTGAGGTCATGGTAAAAAAAGTCGATGCCGAAAACAAGAAAATATCTTTAAGCCGGCGCGAATTGCTGGAAGACCCCTGGCTTTCAAATGTGAGCGGCTTTAAAGAAGGGCAGATTGTCAGCGGCAGAGTTACCCAGATGACCAAATTCGGCGCGTTTGTGCTTTTGGGCGAAGCGGTGGAAGGGCTTGTCCATGTTTCGGAAATTGCCGAAGAACATATCGAAAGCCCCGAATCCGTCCTGAAGGCCGGCGAGGAAGTAAAAGCTAAAATACTCAAAATCGACAAAAAAAACAAAAAGGTTTCCCTGAGCATAGCGAAAGCGAAAAAAGAAGAAGGCCGGCTGGAAATGAAAGAATTTATCGGCGACAATTCCGAATTCAAAACGTCCATCGGCAGCAAGTTCAACCTCAACAAGATTTTTGACTGACCGCCCGGGGAGGCTTGCATGTTAAGACAGTCCCGCAAACTGGAACACATAGAATATTTTTTGCGGACGGCCGGCGAGCGGGCGGATAACGGGTTCGCCGACATAAATGTCCTGCATGACTGTTTGTCGGGGCATGCGCTCTCGGATGTTTGCCTGAAAACAAATTTGCTGGACATCCGGCTTGAACATCCGATCATCATCGATGCCCTGACCGGCGGCGACGAACGGGTGATAGAGATCAACCGCGCCCTTTCCCTGGCGGCTAAGGCATCCGGCTGCGCTCTGGCGGTCGGCTCGCAGTACGCGGCCATCAAAAACCCGGCGGCGCGCGCGAGCTACGAGATAGTGCGCAAAGAAAACCCGGACGGCGTCATCTTTGCCAACATCGGCGCTTACGCTTCCCCCGCCGAAGCAAAGGAAGCGGTTGACATGCTGTCGGCCCAGGCGCTGGAAATACATCTTAACGTAGCGCAGGAACTTTTCATGGCGGAAGGCGACCGCGCTTTCTGCGGCTACTTAAGCAACATAGAAAAAATAGCCGCCCTTTTGCCGGTTCCCGTCATCGTCAAGGAAACTGGCTGCGGAATGTCCATGGAAGCGGCTGCCCGGCTGCTCGGCGCCGGCGTCAAAATCCTCAATGTCGCCGGGGCGGGCGGCAGCAACTTTATCGCGATCGAAACGGCGCGCGCCGATAAAACATTGGACGGCGCCTTGCGCGGGTGGGGGATCAATACCGCCGTGAGTACGCTTGAAGTGGCGCACATAACCGATGGGCGCGCCGATATAATCGTTTCCGGGGGAATAAGGACGGCTTTGGACATTATAAAAGCGCTGGCCTGCGGCGGCCGCGCCGTGGGCATTGCCGGAATGTTCCTGAAAATACTGGCCGAGCAGGGCGTAGATGGACTGTGCGCCAAAATAGAAAATCTCCTGGACGAATGTAGAAAGTTGCTTTTGCTTACAGGCTGCGCCTCTGTTGACGCGCTGCGGAAAAAACCGCTGGTTGTTACGGGCTTTGCCCGGCAATGGATTGACGCCAGGGGCATTGACCCGCTCAAAGGGCGCTGAATTTGGAAAGTATTTCGATTGGGATGTGTAAGATTAACTATGGCAGCGGCATTAAGATAGTAGGACAACGGGTGGGCAACTTTTCAAGGAGGATCTGGGGACAAAACTGCCAACGATATTTACAGGGCAGCTTTAGTGTAAGCAGATAAAACTATCGTGGGCAATTAAACTTGCATTTTCGATGCCATGTCATCTTTCATAAAGTGTATTGACATTGCCGAAATTTAGCATTACAATTAAACATAGCTATAGCTAAATAAACTCAGAGGTTGATCTGCGTGATTAATGCCGTGAGCTTACAGCGAAACATTGGCCTTTTGTACAATGCGCAAAGACCGCCGAGCGATATTTCGGCCAAGGTTGGGGGGACGTTTGCGTGCAAGCGCGACAGCTTCGTAAAATCGGCAGGATTTTCCTTGTTGCCGGAAAATTATACAGGCAAAAAAATTAATAATATTGAGCCTACGAAAGTTGATGTAACGGAAAATCCTGCAAATACAAGTGAATTGCAGCAGGCTAACGCGCCAGAAAGGCTTTCAAATGTGAGCCATCTGTTGGATGCTTACGCTAACGAGGGAGTTGCGGCGAGTATTTCAAATGGCCCGGTCGGAGTGTCGGAAGAACCATTAAACCTTACACAAGAACAAATAGATTTTTACTTTAGTATCATGAGGGATTTTCCCGTTGGCGATAGTGAATATGATGTTTACCTTCCCCTGATACACGCATCGGATGATGTTAAAAAAGCTTGGATAGAAACGATAGATGAATTGGCCGCCCAAGAAATAAAACCTAACTATTATAAGGTTGCTAACGCTAAGGACGCAGTAGCGGCCGGATATGGCTTTTTTACCAACCTTAGCACGGAGCAGCTTATCAACTTTGATAAAGCTGGTATAAACAAGCAGTTTGGCGATTTTAAATCCATGATCGAAAGCGCGATAGATTATTTAAATGATCTGTATCGTCAATATTTGGCTGACCCAGCTTCGTTTGGGGATTTTACGATAGGCTATAAGGCAGAAGCCGATTATTACCAAGTCGTGCTGGACATGTTTGAGAAAAACCATGACAAATACAAAAAATAGAAATAAACAAGCAGACATAAGGGCAAATAGTATGAATGAAGAAAATTTTTGCAGTAATTTGTTTGTGTCTGAGTTTGTTTTTAGGAAATTTCTTGCTTGTCGATGCCCCAGGCGCGGAAGCTGCTACTACTATTTTTATTACCCAAGTGTCCCCTGAATGGATTTCTACTACTACCACTTCTGCCGATTATATACCTGTTCAAGGCAATTCTCTCCCAACTGGTAGATATTTAGCTGGCGACGTATTGCGGTTTCAGGTAAAATTTACTGACTTGACCCCCAACCCGACATTTACGCTTTTTGGCAGCAACGTGCCGAGTTCACAGGTGACTGAAATCTCCAGTAGTGTTTCGGGAAATGTAACGACAAAGACTTATCAAATATCTGGCATGGTTAATCGGGCTAAT from Acidaminococcales bacterium encodes the following:
- a CDS encoding S1 RNA-binding domain-containing protein — protein: AVKGGVTCEVFGLRGFIPASHLGLERVDDLSVFVGQRIPAQVIELNLDGPRKKIILSRRELLKQDRTAKEAEFYARIKAGEKYTGIVSRLTDFGAFIDLGGVDGLLHVSEMSWQKVKHPADVLSVNEEIEVMVKKVDAENKKISLSRRELLEDPWLSNVSGFKEGQIVSGRVTQMTKFGAFVLLGEAVEGLVHVSEIAEEHIESPESVLKAGEEVKAKILKIDKKNKKVSLSIAKAKKEEGRLEMKEFIGDNSEFKTSIGSKFNLNKIFD
- the fni gene encoding type 2 isopentenyl-diphosphate Delta-isomerase; translation: MLRQSRKLEHIEYFLRTAGERADNGFADINVLHDCLSGHALSDVCLKTNLLDIRLEHPIIIDALTGGDERVIEINRALSLAAKASGCALAVGSQYAAIKNPAARASYEIVRKENPDGVIFANIGAYASPAEAKEAVDMLSAQALEIHLNVAQELFMAEGDRAFCGYLSNIEKIAALLPVPVIVKETGCGMSMEAAARLLGAGVKILNVAGAGGSNFIAIETARADKTLDGALRGWGINTAVSTLEVAHITDGRADIIVSGGIRTALDIIKALACGGRAVGIAGMFLKILAEQGVDGLCAKIENLLDECRKLLLLTGCASVDALRKKPLVVTGFARQWIDARGIDPLKGR